A region of the Methylobacterium nodulans ORS 2060 genome:
CGCGTTTCTGAGAACCGATACGCTTGAGCAGCTTCGACAAGACAAACGCCTCTCCAGAATTGAATACCACATTCACTATATTGCAAAGCTGTTCGATGATGAACTTCATGTCATTGGACCGAACGACATCACCGATGCTCGGCAGCTGGCGGGCAAGAAAGTGACCTTCGACGTCAAAGGGAGCGGCACCGATTACAGCGGCAAAGCGATGTTCCGCAACCTTGGGATTTCCGTGCAGGCAATCAATGTCGACCAACCAACCGCATTTGAGATGTTGCGAAAGGGCGAAGTCGACGCCGTCGTTTCAGTGGCTGCAAAGCCGGTGGCCGTGGTCGCGAATTTCGATCCAGCCGATAAATTTCACCTCATCCCGGTGAAATACTCGGAGTCGATAAACGAGTCTTACGCGCCAGCATCTATCTCAAAGAAGGATTATCCCAAGCTGATCAAGGACGATGGGCAAGTCGAAACACTGGCGGTCGGCACGGTGCTCGGTGTCTACAACCACCCGAAAGGATCCTTCCGTTACAAGAAACTGTCTCGTTTCGTGGAATCCTTCTTCAGCCGGTTCGACGAGTTCCTCTCCCCGCAGCGCCATCCGAAATGGCGCGAGGTCAACCTCGCGGCCGAAGTGAGCGGGTGGACGCGGTTCCGGCCCGCCCAGGACTGGCTCGACAGCCAGCGCGAGCATCAGGTTTCATCCAACGACAATCTTACCAAGTTCTTGAACGAGCAGCAGCCAGGTGCAGCAACCGACAAGGAAGAGCTTTATCAGGCCTATTTGAAATGGCGGAACGCCCGTCGAAACACGACCAGCGGCCTGTAGCGCTCGCAAGACCCGACCGGTCGCCGCGCGAGGTGCGCTCCGCGTCGAGGCGGCGGGTTCCCGCGGCCCGCGGGACCGTCCGGCTCGGGGCGAACCCGCACGGCCTCGGCC
Encoded here:
- a CDS encoding TAXI family TRAP transporter solute-binding subunit, producing the protein MDRKRARIFTTAALCVLSIGWTAGSVAVARDQTQSSNSATASDKLETEAAITDHMNSSTVSIITGTPGGTYFRIGADLAFVLDDDSKLRILPILGKGAGQNAYDLRFLKGVDLAFLRTDTLEQLRQDKRLSRIEYHIHYIAKLFDDELHVIGPNDITDARQLAGKKVTFDVKGSGTDYSGKAMFRNLGISVQAINVDQPTAFEMLRKGEVDAVVSVAAKPVAVVANFDPADKFHLIPVKYSESINESYAPASISKKDYPKLIKDDGQVETLAVGTVLGVYNHPKGSFRYKKLSRFVESFFSRFDEFLSPQRHPKWREVNLAAEVSGWTRFRPAQDWLDSQREHQVSSNDNLTKFLNEQQPGAATDKEELYQAYLKWRNARRNTTSGL